A window of Diospyros lotus cultivar Yz01 chromosome 14, ASM1463336v1, whole genome shotgun sequence contains these coding sequences:
- the LOC127790744 gene encoding biotin carboxylase 2, chloroplastic isoform X1, translating into MDSAMTFCKSVQSSPGLFMGRARGTRSLQCSVTVGSRVNFPRQRARAAQVSRKSGKRGGALYATCRDEKILVANRGEIAVRVIRTAHEMGIPCVAVYSTIDKDALHVKLADESVCIGEAPSNQSYLLIPNVLSAAISRGCTMLHPGYGFLAENAVFVEMCREHGINFIGPNPDSIRVMGDKSTARETMKNAGVPTVPGSDGLLQSTEEAVRLADEIGFPVMIKATAGGGGRGMRLAKEPDEFVKLLQQAKSEAAAAFGNDGVYLEKYIQNPRHIEFQVLADKFGNVVHFGERDCSIQRRNQKLLEEAPSPALTPELRKAMGDAAVAAAASIGYIGVGTVEFLLDERGSFYFMEMNTRIQVEHPVTEMISSVDLIEEQIRVAMGEKLHYKQEDIVLRGHSIECRINAEDAFKNFRPGPGRITAYLPSGGPFVRMDSHVYPDYVVPPSYDSLLGKLVVWAPTREKAIERMKRALDDTVITGVPTTIEYHKLILDIEDFKNGKVDTAFIPKHEQELAAPQKMVAATPAKQLA; encoded by the exons ATGGATTCTGCCATGACATTCTGCAAATCTGTCCAGTCATCTCCT GGTTTATTTATGGGGAGAGCTAGAGGAACTAGAAGCCTCCAATGTAGCGTTACGGTGGGAAGCAGGGTGAACTTTCCTCGGCAGAGAGCTCGAGCTGCTCAAGTTAGTCGTAAGTCAGGAAAACGTGGAGGTGCCCTTTATGCCACATGTCGTGATGAAAAAATTCTGGTAGCAAACAGAGGTGAAATTGCTGTGCGTGTAATTCGAACTGCTCATGAGATGGGGATACCTTGTGTTGCCGTTTACTCAACCATAGACAAGGATGCACTTCATGTGAAACTGGCTGATGAATCAGTTTGCATAGGTGAAGCACCAAGCAACCAATC GTACTTATTGATCCCCAATGTCCTTTCTGCTGCTATCAGCCGTGGGTGTACGATGTTGCATCCTGGTTATGGTTTCCTTGCTGAGAATGCAGTTTTTGTTGAAATGTGCAGAGAGCATGGCATAAATTTTATAGGGCCAAAT CCAGATAGTATCCGTGTCATGGGTGACAAATCAACTGCCAGGGAAACAATGAAGAATGCTGGTGTTCCAACTGTCCCAGGAAGTGATGGATTATTGCAG AGTACAGAAGAAGCTGTCAGGCTTGCAGATGAGATTGGATTTCCTGTCATGATTAAG GCAACAGCAGGCGGTGGAGGGCGTGGAATGCGTCTTGCTAAAGAACCTGATGAGTTTGTGAAGTTGTTGCAG CAAGCTAAGAGTGAGGCCGCAGCTGCATTTGGAAATGATGGTGTTTATTTGGAGAAGTACATTCAAAATCCAAGACATATTGAGTTCCAg GTTCTTGCTGACAAGTTTGGAAATGTTGTCCACTTTGGAGAGCGTGATTGCAGTATTCAG AGAAGGAATCAGAAGTTGCTGGAAGAAGCACCGTCACCTGCATTAACCCCTGAGTTGCGGAAGGCCATGGGTGATGCTGCAGTTGCCGCAGCAGCATCTATAGGTTACATTGGCGTGGGTACAGTTGAGTTCCTTTTGGATGAAAGAGGTTCATTTTACTTCATGGAAATGAACACGCGGATCCAG GTTGAACATCCTGTAACAGAGATGATTTCCTCTGTTGACCTGATTGAAGAACAGATCCGTGTTGCCATGGGTGAAAAACTCCATTACAAACAG GAAGATATTGTTCTTAGAGGACATTCCATTGAGTGCCGCATTAATGCTGAAGATGCTTTTAAAAATTTCAGGCCCGGTCCAG GGAGAATAACAGCTTACTTGCCATCTGGAGGACCATTTGTCAGAATGGACAGCCATGTATATCCTGATTACGTAGTTCCCCCAAGCTATGATTCCCTACTTGGAAAG CTTGTTGTATGGGCTCCAACAAGGGAGAAGGCAATTGAACGCATGAAAAGGGCTCTTGATGACACTGTAATTACAG GTGTTCCAACAACAATTGAATACCATAAACTTATCCTTGACATTGAG GACTTCAAAAATGGAAAAGTTGATACTGCTTTTATCCCAAAGCATGAACAAGAGCTTGCTGCG CCCCAGAAGATGGTAGCGGCCACTCCTGCTAAACAGTTGGCATAG
- the LOC127790744 gene encoding biotin carboxylase 2, chloroplastic isoform X2, which yields MDSAMTFCKSVQSSPGLFMGRARGTRSLQCSVTVGSRVNFPRQRARAAQVSRKSGKRGGALYATCRDEKILVANRGEIAVRVIRTAHEMGIPCVAVYSTIDKDALHVKLADESVCIGEAPSNQSYLLIPNVLSAAISRGCTMLHPGYGFLAENAVFVEMCREHGINFIGPNPDSIRVMGDKSTARETMKNAGVPTVPGSDGLLQSTEEAVRLADEIGFPVMIKATAGGGGRGMRLAKEPDEFVKLLQQAKSEAAAAFGNDGVYLEKYIQNPRHIEFQVLADKFGNVVHFGERDCSIQRRNQKLLEEAPSPALTPELRKAMGDAAVAAAASIGYIGVGTVEFLLDERGSFYFMEMNTRIQVEHPVTEMISSVDLIEEQIRVAMGEKLHYKQEDIVLRGHSIECRINAEDAFKNFRPGPGRITAYLPSGGPFVRMDSHVYPDYVVPPSYDSLLGKLVVWAPTREKAIERMKRALDDTVITGVPTTIEYHKLILDIEDFKNGKVDTAFIPKHEQELAAK from the exons ATGGATTCTGCCATGACATTCTGCAAATCTGTCCAGTCATCTCCT GGTTTATTTATGGGGAGAGCTAGAGGAACTAGAAGCCTCCAATGTAGCGTTACGGTGGGAAGCAGGGTGAACTTTCCTCGGCAGAGAGCTCGAGCTGCTCAAGTTAGTCGTAAGTCAGGAAAACGTGGAGGTGCCCTTTATGCCACATGTCGTGATGAAAAAATTCTGGTAGCAAACAGAGGTGAAATTGCTGTGCGTGTAATTCGAACTGCTCATGAGATGGGGATACCTTGTGTTGCCGTTTACTCAACCATAGACAAGGATGCACTTCATGTGAAACTGGCTGATGAATCAGTTTGCATAGGTGAAGCACCAAGCAACCAATC GTACTTATTGATCCCCAATGTCCTTTCTGCTGCTATCAGCCGTGGGTGTACGATGTTGCATCCTGGTTATGGTTTCCTTGCTGAGAATGCAGTTTTTGTTGAAATGTGCAGAGAGCATGGCATAAATTTTATAGGGCCAAAT CCAGATAGTATCCGTGTCATGGGTGACAAATCAACTGCCAGGGAAACAATGAAGAATGCTGGTGTTCCAACTGTCCCAGGAAGTGATGGATTATTGCAG AGTACAGAAGAAGCTGTCAGGCTTGCAGATGAGATTGGATTTCCTGTCATGATTAAG GCAACAGCAGGCGGTGGAGGGCGTGGAATGCGTCTTGCTAAAGAACCTGATGAGTTTGTGAAGTTGTTGCAG CAAGCTAAGAGTGAGGCCGCAGCTGCATTTGGAAATGATGGTGTTTATTTGGAGAAGTACATTCAAAATCCAAGACATATTGAGTTCCAg GTTCTTGCTGACAAGTTTGGAAATGTTGTCCACTTTGGAGAGCGTGATTGCAGTATTCAG AGAAGGAATCAGAAGTTGCTGGAAGAAGCACCGTCACCTGCATTAACCCCTGAGTTGCGGAAGGCCATGGGTGATGCTGCAGTTGCCGCAGCAGCATCTATAGGTTACATTGGCGTGGGTACAGTTGAGTTCCTTTTGGATGAAAGAGGTTCATTTTACTTCATGGAAATGAACACGCGGATCCAG GTTGAACATCCTGTAACAGAGATGATTTCCTCTGTTGACCTGATTGAAGAACAGATCCGTGTTGCCATGGGTGAAAAACTCCATTACAAACAG GAAGATATTGTTCTTAGAGGACATTCCATTGAGTGCCGCATTAATGCTGAAGATGCTTTTAAAAATTTCAGGCCCGGTCCAG GGAGAATAACAGCTTACTTGCCATCTGGAGGACCATTTGTCAGAATGGACAGCCATGTATATCCTGATTACGTAGTTCCCCCAAGCTATGATTCCCTACTTGGAAAG CTTGTTGTATGGGCTCCAACAAGGGAGAAGGCAATTGAACGCATGAAAAGGGCTCTTGATGACACTGTAATTACAG GTGTTCCAACAACAATTGAATACCATAAACTTATCCTTGACATTGAG GACTTCAAAAATGGAAAAGTTGATACTGCTTTTATCCCAAAGCATGAACAAGAGCTTGCTGCG AAATGA
- the LOC127791196 gene encoding uncharacterized protein LOC127791196, translated as MEKNQNISVYRERLDKTLASHDLVNEENLRTLVKNQMLQSSKCEMEGNIDKVVEKRTNDLSNFLEMLKSASLNGDGESKARETCHLGWKLKQDTEEYRVMYREGPEGTPFHSLLVEGYVDGPVDVCLCISWESNLYKKWWPQSSIPAFKITFSECLQKVRIGEQISLVRMKVSWPLSAREAVVHYFEFEYFQDDLIVVLLNSISDLESVDRSTHGFTRDGIPDVQDVVRIDMVGGFALQKVNANRSYFRTISNMDIKLDFVPPSFINFISRQLIGTGFRLYQKEVASLSKGDEDFGKALEDPLYTRIREALYSENKQNRAIELEEPCSLPEEHAIEPMQAEEENITTEVFSNDHTTDSVPEDIIAVEFGVCGEIEEIEEEEEEEEEEEEEEDIEKCTHLEHDKEIYRHSTNEIVERYCGNHKKKAAIRPEVKHALESLEKIISLYREYGVTSKTKSLQGLGREKSQKNEKTTVKDSDSQEGQISSNNGVCDEAPKNKMDRSPNEPRNSCSSLCSRRSGSNSYSREANHNKIVPASPEKDIPSIVEMQQTGFCSSNKEMIEESPVVDGTTSGSKLVVADSNGVCQSSPRKVKNRRLRSCCFHFVSLQLGS; from the exons atggaaaagaatcaaaacaTCTCTGTGTACCGAGAGAGACTGGACAAGACACTGGCATCTCATGATCTTGTCAATGAGGAGAATCTTAGGACCCTTGTTAAGAATCAAATGTTACAGTCATCAAAATGTGAAATGGAAG gaAATATCGACAAAGTAGTAGAAAAGAGAACTAATGACTTATCCAATTTTCTTGAGATGCTGAAGAGTGCTTCGCTTAATGGTGATGGTGAATCAAAAGCTAGAGAAACATGTCATCTAGGTTGGAAA TTAAAACAGGATACAGAAGAGTATCGTGTCATGTATCGTGAAGGACCAGAAGGCACTCCCTTTCATTCACTACTTGTTGAAGGCTATGTAGATGGGCCAGTGGATGTTT GTTTATGCATCTCATGGGAGTCAAACCTTTACAAGAAATG GTGGCCCCAGTCTAGCATTCCAGCATTCAAAATTACCTTTTCTGAATGTTTACAAAAAGTCCGAATTGGTGAACAAATATCTTTGGTGAG GATGAAGGTTTCATGGCCGCTGTCAGCCAGGGAGGCTGTTGTGCACTACTTTGAGTTTGAATACTTTCAAGATGATCTGATTGTTGTGCTTCTCAATTCG ATCTCAGACTTGGAAAGTGTTGATAGAAGTACTCATGGGTTCACCAGAGATGGGATACCTGATGTACAAGATGTGGTGAGAATTGATATGGTCGGAGGATTTGCTCTGCAGAAAGTGAATGCAAATAGAAGCTACTTCAG GACAATATCAAATATGGACATAAAGCTGGACTTTGTTCCTCCATCCttcattaatttcatttcaAGGCAGCTAATAGGCACTGGATTCAGGCTCTATCAGAAG GAAGTTGCTTCTCTGTCTAAAGGTGATGAAGACTTTGGCAAGGCTTTAGAAGATCCGCTGTACACTCGAATACGTGAAGCTCTTTAttcagaaaataaacaaaataggGCCATAGAACTCGAAGAACCTTGCAGTCTTCCTGAAGAACATGCTATCGAACCTATGCAAGCCGAGGAAGAGAATATTACTACGGAAGTTTTCAGCAATGACCATACAACTGATTCAGTTCCAGAGGATATTATAGCTGTGGAGTTTGGCGTTTGTGGTGAAATTGAggagatagaagaagaagaagaagaagaagaagaagaagaagaagaagaagatattgaaAAATGTACACACTTGGAACATGACAAGGAGATATATAGACATTCAACTAATGAAATTGTGGAAAGGTATTGTGGGAACCATAAAAAGAAAGCTGCCATCCGCCCTGAGGTGAAACACGCACTGGAATCACTAGAGAAAATCATTTCCCTCTATCGAGAATATGGAGTTACTTCAAAAACCAAATCCCTACAGGGCTTGGGCAGAGAAAAAAGCCAAAAGAATGAGAAGACTACTGTGAAAGATTCAGATTCTCAAGAAGGTCAAATTAGTTCAAACAATGGAGTTTGTGATGAAgctccaaaaaataaaatggacAGGTCCCCAAATGAGCCTAGGAACAGCTGTAGCAGCCTTTGCTCCAG GCGGTCAGGATCAAATTCTTACTCAAGGGAGGCCAACCATAACAAGATAGTACCAGCATCACCAGAAAAAGATATACCAAGTATAGTTGAAATGCAGCAGACTGGTTTCTGTTCCTCCAACAAGGAGATGATAGAAGAATCACCAGTTGTGGATGGGACTACAAGTGGTAGTAAACTGGTAGTCGCAGATTCTAATGGAGTCTGCCAAAGTAGTCCCAGGAAAGTAAAGAACAGAAGGCTGAGGTCCTGCTGCTTCCATTTTGTTTCCCTGCAGTTGGGATCCTAG